Proteins co-encoded in one Ponticoccus alexandrii genomic window:
- a CDS encoding MipA/OmpV family protein has translation MRTAALTALVLALPLAAHAEQLTFEIGAGVGAAPAYEGSDEYKASPSLSGSVSRLDFLFFNIDRGDGLGFGFGPSFRVLSERTEDDYSRLAGIDDVDTALELGLKLSYRWQHAEIFGALRKGVTGHDGLVLDLGGDAILAAAPRTEVRVGPRLSFANDAYADTYFDVPTGAALAAYDADAGLYAYELEMSVRHDFNESWAVQGTVGWTHLTGSMADSPVVQERDSGRVSVQVIRTFDWRW, from the coding sequence ATGCGTACAGCTGCCCTCACCGCCCTTGTGCTTGCCCTGCCACTGGCCGCCCATGCCGAACAGCTGACCTTCGAGATCGGGGCAGGCGTCGGCGCCGCACCCGCCTACGAGGGCTCGGACGAGTACAAGGCCAGTCCAAGCCTGTCGGGCAGCGTCAGCCGTCTGGACTTCCTGTTTTTCAACATCGACCGCGGCGACGGTCTGGGCTTCGGCTTCGGCCCGTCCTTCCGCGTGCTGTCAGAGCGCACCGAGGACGATTACTCCCGCCTTGCCGGGATCGACGATGTCGACACGGCGCTGGAACTGGGGCTGAAGCTGTCCTACCGCTGGCAGCATGCCGAGATCTTCGGCGCGCTGCGCAAGGGCGTCACGGGCCACGACGGGCTGGTTCTGGACCTTGGCGGCGACGCGATCCTTGCCGCCGCCCCGCGCACCGAGGTCCGCGTCGGCCCGCGCCTGAGCTTTGCCAACGACGCCTATGCCGACACCTATTTCGACGTCCCCACCGGGGCCGCGCTGGCGGCATATGACGCCGACGCCGGGCTTTACGCTTACGAGCTGGAGATGTCGGTCCGCCACGATTTCAACGAAAGCTGGGCGGTGCAGGGCACTGTGGGCTGGACCCACCTGACCGGCTCCATGGCGGATTCTCCGGTGGTACAGGAACGCGACTCCGGCCGCGTCAGCGTGCAGGTGATCCGGACCTTCGACTGGCGCTGGTGA
- the gpmI gene encoding 2,3-bisphosphoglycerate-independent phosphoglycerate mutase, with protein MKPVILTILDGWGLREDPANNAPALAKTPTIDRLMQTCPHATLITHGPDVGLPTGQMGNSEVGHTNIGAGRVVAMDLGQIDLAIEDGSFFRNEAILGFAARVKEAGGTAHVMGLTSDGGVHAHTDHMLAAVKVLTGQGLRVAVHVITDGRDVAPQSAAAQVAGFEKALPEGAFVATVSGRYFAMDRDTRWERVEKAWRAVCEGSAPDRDAAVAGIEASYEAGKTDEFVEPFTVGGYSGFAKGDGLFFVNFRADRAREILAAIGAPDFDGFERDKPALSALLGMVEYSDAHNDYMTTAYPKRKIVNTLGEWVAKAGKTQFRLAETEKYPHVTFFLNGGKELPEPHEDRFMPKSPKVATYDMQPEMSAGEVTGKFVEAIEHGYDLIVVNYANPDMVGHTGDLEAAIKACEAVDAGLAQVVATLEKTGGALLVIADHGNCETMVDPETGGPHTAHTTNLVPVILYGGPEGARLRDGRLADVAPTLLQLMELDQPEEMTGESLIA; from the coding sequence TTGAAACCCGTCATCCTGACCATTCTCGACGGCTGGGGCCTGCGCGAGGACCCGGCGAACAACGCGCCGGCGCTGGCGAAGACGCCGACCATCGACCGGCTGATGCAGACCTGCCCGCATGCCACCCTGATCACCCATGGCCCGGATGTCGGCCTGCCGACCGGCCAGATGGGCAATTCCGAGGTCGGGCATACCAATATTGGCGCCGGGCGCGTCGTGGCCATGGACCTTGGCCAGATTGACCTCGCCATCGAGGACGGCAGCTTTTTCCGGAACGAGGCGATCCTCGGCTTCGCGGCTAGGGTGAAGGAGGCGGGCGGCACCGCCCATGTCATGGGGCTGACCTCGGACGGGGGCGTGCATGCCCATACCGATCACATGCTGGCGGCGGTCAAGGTGCTGACCGGACAGGGGCTGCGCGTCGCCGTCCATGTCATCACCGATGGCCGCGATGTCGCGCCGCAAAGCGCCGCCGCGCAGGTCGCCGGCTTTGAAAAGGCCCTGCCCGAAGGGGCCTTTGTGGCCACCGTGTCGGGGCGCTATTTCGCCATGGACCGCGACACCCGGTGGGAGCGGGTCGAAAAGGCCTGGCGCGCCGTGTGTGAGGGCAGCGCGCCCGACCGGGACGCGGCTGTCGCGGGGATCGAGGCCTCTTACGAGGCGGGCAAGACAGATGAATTCGTCGAACCCTTCACCGTCGGCGGCTATAGCGGCTTCGCCAAGGGCGACGGGCTGTTCTTCGTCAACTTCCGCGCCGACCGCGCGCGCGAGATCCTCGCCGCCATCGGGGCGCCCGATTTCGACGGGTTCGAACGCGACAAGCCCGCGCTTTCGGCGCTGCTGGGCATGGTCGAATACTCTGACGCGCATAACGACTACATGACCACGGCCTATCCCAAGCGGAAGATCGTCAACACGCTGGGCGAATGGGTCGCCAAGGCGGGCAAGACCCAGTTCCGTCTTGCCGAGACAGAGAAATATCCGCATGTGACCTTCTTCCTGAACGGCGGCAAGGAACTGCCCGAGCCGCATGAGGACCGTTTCATGCCCAAGTCGCCCAAGGTGGCGACCTACGACATGCAGCCCGAGATGAGCGCGGGCGAGGTGACCGGCAAGTTTGTCGAGGCGATCGAGCACGGCTACGACCTGATCGTGGTGAACTATGCCAACCCCGACATGGTCGGCCATACCGGCGATCTGGAGGCCGCCATCAAGGCCTGCGAGGCGGTGGATGCCGGGCTGGCGCAGGTGGTTGCCACGCTGGAAAAGACCGGCGGTGCGCTTCTGGTAATCGCCGACCACGGCAATTGCGAGACCATGGTGGACCCGGAAACCGGCGGCCCGCATACGGCCCATACCACGAACCTTGTGCCGGTGATCCTTTATGGCGGCCCCGAAGGCGCGCGCCTGCGCGACGGGCGGCTGGCGGATGTGGCGCCGACGCTTTTGCAGCTGATGGAGCTCGACCAGCCCGAAGAGATGACGGGCGAAAGCCTGATCGCATGA
- a CDS encoding murein hydrolase activator EnvC family protein: protein MKRLALILALAAGAAQVQAQTAGDAAQKAAEALEAASVLLQSADSGNDRVAALTDTIRAYEDGLAAMREGLRAAAVRETELSRKLASQEAEVAQLLGVLSSVGGRAAPQTLLHPQGPLGSARAGMLVAAVTPALAGRAADLRADLEEVSALRALQENAADTLEEGLSGVQQARTELSQAIADRVDLPKRFSEDPIKTAILISSTETLQGFASGLSQIAEGEGAAPTDAIEGLRGTIPLPVRGTVLRQAGDRDAAGVSRPGVVIATRPGALVTTPTAATVRYAGPLLDYGLVMILEPQADLLFVFAGLDVIYGEAGQVLPAGSPIGLMGGEAADVLSPSGEGAGAGRSETLYIEVREGDVPDDPLRWFATDKG from the coding sequence ATGAAGCGCCTTGCGCTGATCCTTGCGCTGGCCGCCGGGGCCGCGCAGGTGCAGGCGCAGACCGCCGGCGATGCCGCGCAAAAGGCCGCCGAGGCGCTCGAGGCGGCCTCGGTCCTGTTGCAGTCCGCCGACTCGGGCAATGACCGGGTCGCGGCGCTGACCGATACCATCCGCGCCTACGAGGACGGGCTGGCCGCGATGCGCGAGGGCCTGCGGGCGGCGGCAGTGCGCGAAACCGAACTCAGCCGCAAGCTGGCCTCGCAAGAGGCCGAGGTGGCGCAGCTGCTGGGGGTGCTGTCCTCAGTCGGCGGCCGCGCCGCGCCGCAGACGCTGCTGCATCCGCAGGGGCCGCTGGGCAGCGCGCGCGCGGGCATGCTGGTGGCTGCGGTGACCCCGGCGCTGGCGGGGCGCGCCGCCGATCTGCGGGCCGACCTCGAAGAGGTCTCGGCCCTGCGCGCGCTGCAGGAGAATGCCGCCGATACGCTGGAAGAGGGCCTGTCGGGCGTGCAGCAGGCGCGCACAGAGCTTTCGCAGGCCATCGCCGATCGCGTGGATCTGCCGAAACGCTTCTCCGAAGACCCGATCAAGACCGCCATCCTGATCTCTTCCACGGAAACGCTTCAGGGCTTCGCCTCGGGCCTCAGCCAGATCGCCGAGGGCGAGGGCGCCGCGCCGACCGATGCCATCGAGGGGTTGCGGGGCACGATCCCGCTGCCGGTGCGCGGCACCGTCCTGCGGCAGGCGGGCGACCGCGACGCCGCCGGGGTCAGCCGCCCCGGCGTGGTCATAGCCACCCGCCCCGGCGCGCTGGTCACCACGCCCACCGCCGCGACCGTGCGCTATGCCGGGCCTCTGCTGGACTACGGGCTGGTGATGATCCTCGAACCGCAGGCCGATCTTCTGTTTGTCTTCGCCGGTCTCGATGTGATCTATGGAGAAGCCGGGCAGGTTCTGCCTGCGGGCAGCCCCATCGGCCTGATGGGTGGGGAAGCGGCCGATGTCCTGTCACCTTCGGGTGAGGGGGCTGGCGCCGGGCGTTCGGAAACGCTCTATATAGAGGTCAGAGAGGGCGACGTGCCCGACGATCCGCTGAGGTGGTTCGCAACCGACAAGGGATGA
- a CDS encoding S41 family peptidase — protein sequence MKKFLMAAAGGAVASVVATTQFVGPLLAQETSRAPSVYEQLDLFGDIFERIRAQYVEEVDESDLIEAAINGMLTSLDPHSSYLPPDDAADMRVQTRGEFGGLGIEVTQEEGFVKVVSPIDGTPAEDAGIESGDFITHVDGESVLGLTLDQAVDMMRGPVGSEIVITVVREGEDEPFDVSIIRDTIKLTAVRTRTEGDTVVLRVTTFNEQTFPNMRDGLEEQIEALGGLDHVNGVVLDLRNNPGGLLNQAIMVSDAFLEAGEIVSTRGRDPADGDRYNSETLVPGDLVEGKPIVVLINGGSASASEIVAGALQDHRRAIVVGTKSFGKGSVQTVMPLRGDGAMRLTTARYYTPSGRSIQALGVSPDIVVAQPRRDPNAEEEEEDTGLFSRSEADLRGSLDNDSLTEDEIKQIEADREKAEQAAALREEDYQLAYAIDILKGLSALGPKN from the coding sequence ATGAAGAAATTTCTGATGGCAGCGGCGGGCGGGGCAGTGGCCTCTGTCGTCGCGACCACGCAATTCGTCGGACCGCTGCTGGCGCAGGAGACGTCCCGCGCGCCCAGCGTCTATGAACAGCTTGACCTGTTCGGCGACATCTTCGAACGGATCCGCGCGCAATATGTCGAAGAGGTCGACGAATCGGACCTGATCGAGGCCGCGATCAATGGCATGCTTACCTCTCTCGACCCGCATTCCAGCTACCTGCCGCCTGATGACGCCGCCGACATGCGCGTCCAGACGCGCGGAGAGTTCGGCGGCCTTGGCATCGAGGTCACGCAGGAAGAGGGCTTCGTCAAGGTTGTCTCTCCGATCGACGGCACCCCGGCAGAGGATGCGGGCATCGAGTCCGGCGACTTCATCACCCATGTCGACGGCGAAAGCGTGCTTGGCCTGACGCTCGACCAGGCGGTCGACATGATGCGCGGGCCGGTCGGCTCTGAAATCGTCATCACCGTCGTGCGCGAAGGCGAGGACGAGCCCTTCGACGTCTCGATCATTCGCGACACCATCAAGCTGACCGCCGTGCGCACCCGGACAGAGGGCGATACGGTGGTCCTGCGGGTTACCACCTTCAACGAACAGACCTTCCCCAACATGCGCGACGGCCTGGAGGAACAGATCGAGGCGCTGGGCGGCCTGGATCACGTGAACGGCGTCGTTCTGGACCTGCGCAACAACCCGGGTGGCCTGCTGAACCAGGCGATCATGGTTTCCGACGCCTTCCTCGAGGCCGGAGAGATCGTGTCGACCCGGGGTCGCGACCCGGCGGACGGCGATCGCTACAACTCGGAAACACTGGTGCCGGGCGATCTGGTCGAGGGCAAGCCCATCGTGGTGCTGATCAACGGCGGCTCTGCCTCTGCGTCGGAAATCGTCGCCGGTGCGCTTCAGGATCACCGTCGCGCCATCGTCGTGGGCACCAAGAGCTTCGGCAAGGGCTCAGTCCAGACCGTCATGCCGCTGCGCGGGGACGGTGCCATGCGCCTGACAACGGCGCGCTATTACACGCCCTCGGGCCGCTCGATCCAGGCACTGGGCGTGTCGCCCGACATCGTCGTTGCCCAGCCGCGCCGTGACCCGAACGCCGAGGAGGAGGAGGAAGACACCGGGCTGTTTTCCCGCTCCGAGGCGGACCTGCGCGGCTCTCTGGACAACGACTCGCTGACCGAAGACGAGATCAAGCAGATCGAGGCCGACCGCGAAAAGGCCGAGCAGGCCGCGGCGCTGCGCGAAGAGGATTACCAGCTGGCCTATGCCATCGACATCCTCAAGGGCCTCTCGGCCCTCGGTCCGAAGAACTGA
- a CDS encoding RNA pyrophosphohydrolase — protein MTPDDIAKLPYRRNVGVMLVNAAGEAFVGQRADRQPHEPPAWQMPQGGIDKGEDPRAAALRELTEETGVTPDLVTVEAETEGWIAYDLPHDIVSRIWKGRFRGQEQKWFLLRFHGSDDQIRLDADDHQEFTEWRWLSADQVLSQIVPFKRAVYEQVIDAFRDHL, from the coding sequence ATGACCCCCGACGACATCGCGAAACTGCCCTATCGCCGCAACGTCGGCGTCATGCTGGTGAACGCCGCAGGCGAGGCCTTCGTCGGCCAGCGCGCCGACCGGCAGCCGCACGAGCCGCCCGCATGGCAGATGCCGCAGGGCGGCATCGACAAGGGCGAAGATCCGCGCGCCGCCGCCCTGCGCGAGCTGACCGAGGAAACCGGCGTGACGCCGGACCTCGTGACCGTCGAGGCCGAGACCGAGGGCTGGATCGCCTACGACCTGCCGCACGACATCGTGTCACGCATCTGGAAGGGTCGTTTCAGGGGGCAGGAACAGAAGTGGTTCCTGCTGCGCTTCCACGGTAGCGACGACCAGATCCGCCTGGACGCGGACGATCATCAGGAATTCACCGAATGGCGCTGGCTGTCCGCCGATCAGGTGCTGTCGCAGATTGTGCCCTTCAAGCGCGCGGTCTACGAGCAGGTGATTGACGCCTTCCGGGACCACCTGTGA
- a CDS encoding helix-turn-helix transcriptional regulator, protein MSRTHRLFQLMTALRCLPAPVTGQQLARETGVSTRTLYRDIDTLRSLGAVIDGEPGFGYRLIESAHLPPLGFDDDELEALIVGLREVTAVGDPALAQAAGTALAKLRARLPEAQAHRLRHAVLTAHRFNLPPAPTIDAKALRKACWEEEQVVFDYADKAGAATRREVMPLSIVFFEQSHCLMAWCLLRQDFRMFRLDRMTGLERSGKSFRPRRVSLLRDYMARMQGDCGPDTRT, encoded by the coding sequence ATGTCCCGCACCCACCGCCTTTTCCAACTGATGACCGCCCTGCGCTGCCTGCCCGCGCCGGTGACGGGGCAGCAGCTTGCCCGGGAAACCGGCGTGTCCACCCGCACGCTGTACCGTGACATCGACACGCTGCGCAGCCTTGGCGCCGTCATCGACGGCGAACCGGGCTTTGGCTACCGGCTGATCGAAAGCGCCCATCTGCCGCCCCTGGGCTTCGACGACGACGAGCTGGAGGCGCTGATCGTCGGACTGCGCGAGGTCACGGCGGTGGGCGATCCGGCGCTGGCGCAGGCCGCCGGGACGGCGCTGGCCAAGCTGCGCGCCCGCCTGCCCGAGGCGCAGGCCCACCGGCTGCGCCACGCGGTGCTGACGGCGCATCGGTTCAACCTGCCGCCCGCGCCGACCATCGACGCCAAGGCCCTGCGCAAGGCCTGCTGGGAAGAGGAACAGGTGGTCTTCGACTACGCCGACAAGGCAGGCGCGGCGACCCGGCGCGAGGTCATGCCCCTGTCCATCGTCTTCTTCGAACAAAGCCACTGCCTGATGGCATGGTGCCTGCTACGGCAGGATTTCCGGATGTTCCGGCTGGACCGCATGACCGGGCTGGAGCGATCGGGCAAGTCTTTCCGGCCACGACGCGTGTCGCTGTTGCGGGACTACATGGCCCGGATGCAGGGCGACTGCGGGCCAGACACCCGGACCTGA
- the rnr gene encoding ribonuclease R codes for MTKLPTKPEILDWIAANPTLTSKRDIAKAFGIKGADRIDLKRLLKELEAEGHLEKRKKTYRDPDRLPPVSVLQVKAPDDNGDLYAQPLEWHGEGVEPVVLIVPRASDPALGEGDRILARLQVVHEEDHNYEARLIRRIGTSPRKIVGIFRKSAEGGRIMPIDKGSDKEWTVGPDAALGAKDGELVEAEQAGPGGRMGLPRARITLRLGDPSEPRAVSLIAIHQHGIPDDFPADVLEEADAKKPAGLSGRTDLRDMPLVTIDPSDARDHDDAVFAEADDDPKNPGGWRLWVAIADVAHYVTPGSRIDREARKRGNSSYFPDRVVPMLPDRLSGDLCSLHEGVPRACIAVCMTVDRDGNKLRQKFLRGLMRSPASLTYQQVQAAIDGQPDDATGPLLDPVLKPLYAGYAALKAARERRQPLDLDLPERRVQLGEDGKVTSVDFVDRLEAHRLIEEYMVLANVAAAETLIAKKTPLLFRVHEEPPQDKLESLRDTAQAAGLTLAKGQVLKTEHLNRLLHQAAGTDEAELINLSTLRSMTQAYYTPKNFGHFGLALQNYAHFTSPIRRYSDLIVHRALITAHGWGDDGLTAEEIDGLEKTGQHISDTERRSMMAERDTTDRYLAAYLSDRLGAEFTGRVSGIAKFGLFVKLDETGADGLVPISTLGNEYFHFDRESGTLMGADSGREIGLGMRARVKLVEAAPVTGGIAFELLELDGEEYESGRGGGSFRRGRPRGGGAGRSRGGASPKRKLAKAKAKDAKTKRKVSRQRRAKT; via the coding sequence ATGACAAAGCTGCCCACCAAGCCGGAAATCCTCGACTGGATCGCCGCGAACCCAACGCTGACCTCGAAGCGCGACATCGCGAAGGCCTTTGGCATCAAGGGCGCGGATCGCATCGACCTCAAGCGCCTGCTGAAAGAGCTGGAGGCCGAGGGCCATCTGGAGAAGCGCAAGAAGACCTACCGCGACCCGGACCGGCTGCCGCCCGTCAGCGTGTTGCAGGTCAAGGCGCCCGACGACAACGGCGATCTCTATGCACAGCCGCTGGAGTGGCACGGCGAAGGCGTGGAGCCGGTGGTGCTGATCGTGCCGCGCGCCAGCGACCCGGCGCTGGGGGAAGGCGACCGCATCCTTGCCCGCCTTCAGGTGGTCCACGAAGAGGACCACAATTACGAGGCCCGGCTGATCCGCCGCATCGGCACCAGCCCGCGCAAGATCGTGGGCATTTTCCGCAAGAGCGCCGAGGGCGGGCGAATCATGCCCATCGACAAGGGCAGCGACAAGGAATGGACCGTCGGCCCCGACGCCGCCCTTGGCGCAAAGGACGGCGAACTGGTCGAGGCAGAGCAGGCCGGACCCGGCGGGCGCATGGGCCTGCCGCGGGCGCGCATCACACTGCGGCTGGGCGACCCGTCAGAGCCGCGCGCGGTCTCGCTGATCGCGATCCACCAGCACGGCATCCCCGACGACTTCCCCGCAGACGTGCTGGAAGAGGCCGACGCCAAGAAGCCCGCCGGGCTGAGTGGCCGCACGGATCTGCGCGACATGCCGCTGGTGACGATTGATCCCTCGGACGCGCGCGACCACGACGACGCGGTCTTTGCAGAGGCCGACGACGACCCCAAGAACCCGGGCGGCTGGCGGCTTTGGGTCGCCATCGCGGATGTGGCGCATTACGTGACGCCGGGGTCCAGGATCGACCGCGAGGCGCGCAAACGCGGTAATTCCAGCTACTTCCCCGACCGCGTTGTGCCGATGCTGCCGGACCGGTTGTCCGGCGACCTGTGTTCGCTGCACGAAGGCGTGCCGCGCGCCTGCATCGCAGTCTGCATGACCGTGGACCGCGACGGCAACAAGCTGCGGCAGAAGTTCCTGCGCGGGCTGATGCGCTCGCCCGCCTCGCTGACCTACCAACAGGTGCAGGCCGCCATCGACGGCCAGCCAGACGACGCCACCGGCCCGCTGCTCGATCCGGTGCTGAAGCCGCTCTACGCGGGCTATGCCGCGCTGAAGGCCGCGCGCGAACGGCGCCAGCCGCTCGATCTGGACCTGCCCGAGCGCCGGGTGCAGCTGGGCGAGGACGGCAAGGTCACTTCGGTCGATTTCGTCGACCGGCTGGAGGCGCACAGACTGATCGAGGAATACATGGTGCTGGCCAATGTCGCCGCCGCCGAGACCCTGATCGCCAAGAAGACGCCGCTGCTGTTCCGCGTCCACGAGGAGCCGCCGCAGGACAAGCTGGAGTCCTTACGCGACACGGCGCAGGCCGCCGGGCTGACGCTGGCCAAGGGGCAGGTGCTGAAGACCGAACACCTCAACCGGCTGCTGCATCAGGCGGCGGGCACCGACGAGGCAGAGCTGATCAACCTGTCGACCCTGCGCAGCATGACGCAGGCCTATTACACGCCGAAGAACTTCGGCCATTTCGGGCTGGCGCTGCAGAACTACGCGCATTTCACCTCGCCGATCCGGCGCTATTCCGACCTGATCGTGCACCGCGCGCTGATCACCGCGCATGGCTGGGGCGACGACGGGCTGACGGCGGAAGAGATCGACGGGCTGGAAAAGACCGGGCAGCACATCAGCGACACGGAACGCCGGTCGATGATGGCCGAGCGCGACACCACCGACCGCTACCTTGCCGCCTACCTGTCCGACCGGCTGGGCGCCGAGTTCACCGGCCGCGTGTCGGGCATCGCCAAGTTCGGCCTTTTTGTGAAGCTGGACGAGACCGGGGCCGACGGGCTGGTGCCGATCTCGACGCTGGGCAACGAGTATTTCCACTTCGACCGCGAGAGCGGCACGCTGATGGGCGCCGACAGCGGGCGCGAGATCGGGCTTGGCATGCGCGCGCGCGTCAAGCTGGTCGAGGCGGCGCCGGTCACCGGCGGCATTGCCTTCGAGCTGCTGGAGCTTGACGGCGAGGAATACGAAAGCGGGCGCGGCGGCGGGTCGTTCCGGCGCGGGCGCCCCCGGGGTGGCGGCGCAGGCCGGTCGCGCGGCGGGGCCTCGCCCAAGCGCAAGCTGGCCAAGGCCAAGGCCAAGGACGCCAAGACCAAGCGCAAGGTCAGCCGTCAGCGCCGCGCCAAGACCTGA
- a CDS encoding TIGR04282 family arsenosugar biosynthesis glycosyltransferase has translation MRGTLIVMVKEPCPGRVKTRLARDIGVIAATWWFRHRVRRLLRDIRDPRWRVVLAVAPDRAVATRALPALPRIAQGTGTLGDRMARALRTAGPGPVCLIGADIPGVRPAALWRAFRALGNHDVVFGPATDGGYWLVGVRGGACLPATLFANVRWSTPHALADSIASVPGARIALVDELADVDEAADLPGNASRP, from the coding sequence ATGCGCGGCACTCTGATCGTCATGGTCAAGGAGCCGTGCCCGGGCCGGGTCAAGACCCGGCTGGCGCGGGATATCGGCGTGATCGCCGCCACGTGGTGGTTCCGCCACCGGGTCCGGCGGCTGTTGCGCGACATTCGCGACCCGCGCTGGCGCGTGGTGCTGGCGGTGGCCCCCGACCGCGCCGTCGCGACACGCGCCCTGCCCGCCCTGCCGCGCATCGCCCAAGGCACCGGCACGCTGGGGGACCGCATGGCGCGCGCCCTGCGCACCGCCGGGCCCGGCCCGGTCTGCCTGATCGGCGCCGACATCCCGGGCGTCAGGCCCGCCGCGCTCTGGCGGGCCTTCCGCGCCTTGGGAAACCACGATGTGGTCTTCGGACCCGCGACGGATGGCGGGTACTGGCTGGTCGGGGTGCGGGGCGGCGCGTGCCTGCCCGCGACCCTCTTCGCCAATGTGCGCTGGTCCACGCCCCATGCGCTGGCCGACAGCATCGCCTCTGTCCCCGGCGCCCGCATCGCCCTTGTCGACGAACTGGCCGACGTGGACGAGGCTGCCGATCTTCCGGGCAACGCGTCCCGCCCCTAG
- a CDS encoding GNAT family N-acetyltransferase yields the protein MTVRATEDLAACHALRRAVFIDEQSIPEAEEWDDLDAAALHLLALDDGIPVGTARLLVGEGTGRIGRICVLPSHRGTGLGAALVREGIARLTADPAVRGIALSAQEYAIPFYERLGFVPRGDSYDDAGIPHRDMVLECAAL from the coding sequence GTGACGGTCCGGGCCACGGAGGACCTTGCGGCCTGCCACGCACTGCGCCGGGCGGTCTTCATCGACGAACAGAGCATCCCCGAGGCCGAGGAATGGGACGACCTCGACGCCGCCGCCCTGCACCTTCTGGCACTGGACGACGGCATACCGGTCGGCACGGCGCGACTGCTGGTCGGGGAGGGCACAGGCCGGATCGGGCGCATCTGCGTCCTGCCCTCGCACCGGGGCACCGGGCTTGGCGCGGCGCTGGTGCGCGAAGGCATCGCGCGGCTGACTGCCGATCCCGCCGTCCGGGGCATTGCGCTCAGCGCGCAGGAATACGCCATCCCCTTTTACGAGCGGCTGGGCTTCGTGCCGCGCGGCGACAGCTACGACGACGCCGGCATCCCGCATCGCGACATGGTTCTGGAATGCGCGGCACTCTGA
- the dapE gene encoding succinyl-diaminopimelate desuccinylase, whose amino-acid sequence MTDPVALTARLVRCPSVTPEDGGALVALQELLEGAGFACTRVDRNGTPNLFARWGRKGHVRTFGFNGHTDVVPIGRREDWTRDPFGAEIADGFLYGRGSTDMKSGVAAFAAAAVDFVTQTPPDGAVILAITGDEEGDATDGTTALLDWMSHEQERMAVCLVGEPTSPDHTGQMMKIGRRGSLSAWFEVEGVQGHSAYPHRAVNPLSAMARLMDRLASHKLDEGTDHFDPSTLAVVTIDTGNPATNVIPAKATGCVNIRFNDTHTGAALSEWLRTEAAAVDQAFGTRTGVRIKISGESFLTPPGPLSDLVARAVEAETGVTPELSTTGGTSDARFVKDHCPVVEFGLVGKTMHAVDERVEVAQIGQLKAIYSRILTEYFA is encoded by the coding sequence ATGACCGATCCCGTCGCCCTGACCGCCCGCCTTGTGCGCTGCCCCTCTGTCACGCCCGAGGACGGCGGCGCGCTGGTTGCCCTGCAAGAGCTGCTGGAGGGGGCGGGCTTTGCCTGCACGCGGGTCGACCGCAACGGCACGCCGAACCTCTTTGCGCGCTGGGGCCGGAAGGGCCACGTCCGGACCTTCGGCTTCAACGGTCACACCGACGTGGTGCCGATCGGCCGCCGCGAGGACTGGACGCGGGATCCCTTCGGCGCCGAGATCGCGGACGGCTTCCTGTATGGGCGCGGGTCGACGGACATGAAATCCGGCGTGGCCGCCTTTGCCGCCGCCGCCGTGGATTTCGTGACGCAGACGCCGCCCGACGGTGCGGTGATCCTTGCCATCACCGGCGACGAAGAGGGCGACGCCACCGACGGCACCACTGCCCTGCTGGACTGGATGTCGCACGAGCAGGAGCGCATGGCCGTCTGCCTTGTCGGAGAGCCCACCAGCCCCGACCACACGGGCCAGATGATGAAGATCGGGCGGCGCGGGTCGCTGTCGGCATGGTTCGAGGTGGAAGGTGTGCAGGGCCATTCCGCCTATCCGCACCGCGCGGTGAACCCGCTGTCGGCCATGGCCCGGCTGATGGATCGGCTGGCCTCGCACAAGCTGGATGAGGGCACCGACCATTTCGACCCCTCGACGCTGGCGGTGGTGACCATCGACACCGGAAACCCCGCGACCAACGTGATTCCCGCCAAGGCCACGGGCTGCGTCAACATCCGCTTCAACGACACGCATACCGGCGCCGCGCTGTCCGAGTGGCTGCGCACAGAGGCGGCGGCGGTGGATCAGGCCTTCGGCACGCGCACCGGCGTCCGGATCAAGATCTCGGGCGAAAGCTTTCTGACGCCGCCCGGGCCGCTGTCGGATCTGGTGGCCCGCGCCGTCGAGGCTGAGACCGGCGTCACGCCGGAACTGTCCACCACGGGCGGCACCTCGGACGCGCGCTTCGTCAAGGATCACTGCCCGGTGGTGGAATTTGGCCTCGTGGGCAAAACCATGCACGCCGTGGACGAGCGGGTCGAGGTCGCCCAGATCGGCCAGCTGAAGGCGATCTACAGCCGCATCCTGACCGAGTATTTCGCGTGA